From a region of the Tateyamaria omphalii genome:
- the glgC gene encoding glucose-1-phosphate adenylyltransferase encodes MVDTTRLSQRSMAFVLAGGRGSRLKELTDRRVKPAVYFGGKTRIVDFALSNAVNSGIRRMALATQYKAHSLIRHCQRGWSFFRAERNEFLDILPASQRVSEEMWYRGTADAVTQNIDIVDSYDIEYIVILAGDHIYKMDYEVMLRQHVEQGADVTVGCLTVPREEASAFGVMGVDAQSRITSFLEKPADPPATPEDPTKALASMGIYVFSWKFLRELLIRDAEDPNSSHDFGHDLIPDIVKNGKAVAHRFDDSCVRAEEAPSYWRDVGTLDAFWEANIDLTDFTPELDLWDQHWPIWTYSESVPPAKFIHDEKDRRGVAISSMVSGGCIISGTEVRNSLLFTDVHTNSYAVLDHSVVLPNVVIHRSARLRKCVIDRGVEIPTGLVVGEDPLEDAKHFRVSDKGTTLITAPMVEAWKAAQ; translated from the coding sequence ATGGTGGACACGACACGGCTGTCGCAAAGGTCGATGGCCTTTGTGCTGGCGGGGGGGCGCGGGTCGCGCCTGAAAGAGTTGACCGACCGGCGGGTGAAACCGGCGGTGTATTTCGGCGGCAAGACGCGAATTGTGGATTTTGCCCTGTCCAATGCGGTGAATTCCGGTATCCGTCGCATGGCGCTGGCCACCCAGTACAAGGCACACTCGCTGATCCGCCATTGCCAGCGGGGGTGGAGTTTCTTCCGCGCCGAGCGGAACGAGTTTCTGGACATCCTGCCCGCGTCCCAGCGTGTGTCAGAAGAGATGTGGTATCGTGGCACGGCGGATGCGGTGACCCAGAACATCGACATCGTCGACAGCTACGATATTGAATATATTGTCATTCTGGCCGGTGATCACATCTATAAGATGGATTACGAGGTCATGTTGCGCCAGCATGTGGAGCAGGGGGCGGATGTGACAGTGGGCTGCCTGACGGTGCCGCGCGAAGAGGCGAGTGCATTTGGCGTGATGGGCGTGGACGCGCAGAGCCGGATCACGTCATTTCTGGAAAAGCCCGCTGATCCGCCTGCGACACCCGAGGATCCGACCAAGGCGTTGGCGTCGATGGGCATTTACGTCTTTAGCTGGAAATTCCTGCGTGAGCTTTTGATAAGGGACGCCGAGGATCCGAATTCAAGCCATGATTTCGGGCACGACCTGATCCCGGACATCGTGAAGAACGGCAAGGCCGTCGCCCACCGTTTTGATGACAGTTGTGTGCGGGCCGAAGAGGCGCCCAGCTACTGGCGCGATGTGGGGACGCTGGATGCCTTCTGGGAAGCCAATATCGACCTGACCGACTTCACGCCCGAGCTGGATTTGTGGGATCAGCACTGGCCGATCTGGACCTATTCCGAAAGTGTGCCGCCCGCGAAGTTCATCCATGATGAGAAGGACCGGCGCGGGGTGGCGATTTCGTCTATGGTGTCGGGCGGCTGTATCATTTCGGGGACCGAGGTGCGCAATTCGCTGCTGTTCACCGATGTGCATACCAATTCCTATGCCGTACTGGATCATTCCGTCGTCCTGCCCAACGTGGTCATCCACCGGTCGGCCCGGCTGCGCAAATGCGTGATTGACCGGGGGGTGGAGATCCCCACAGGTCTGGTGGTGGGCGAGGATCCGTTGGAGGACGCGAAACATTTCCGGGTGTCCGACAAGGGTACGACCCTGATCACCGCCCCGATGGTGGAGGCGTGGAAGGCGGCCCAATGA